The Streptomyces sp. NBC_01268 genome window below encodes:
- a CDS encoding GMC family oxidoreductase, with the protein MNDQHLYDYVVVGGGTAGSVIASRLTEDPNVTVAVIEGGPSDVGRDDVLTLRRWMGLLGGELDYDYPTTEQPRGNSYIRHSRARVLGGCSSHNTLIAFKPLPSDWDEWAEAGAEGWDAAAMDPYFARLRNNVVPVDEADRNAIARDFVDAAQTALGVPRVEGFNREPFHEGVGFFDLAYHPENNKRSSASVAYLHPFLDRPNLHIALETWAFRLEFEGTRATGVHIRAKDGTEHVVRARREILVCAGAVDTPRLLLHSGVGPRADLEKLGIPVVHDLPGVGENLLDHPESVIVWETHGPIPENSAMDSDAGLFVRRDPESEGPDLMFHFYQIPFTDNPERLGYERPAHGVSMTPNIPKPRSRGRLYLTSDDPEVKPALDFRYFTDEDDYDGRTLVDGIRIARQIAASEPLAGWLKREVCPGPEITSDEELSAYARHVAHTVYHPAGTCRMGAVDDELAVVAPDLRIRGLDGIRIADASVFPTMTAVNPMIGVLMVGEKCADLLGGTTR; encoded by the coding sequence ATGAACGACCAGCACCTGTACGACTACGTCGTCGTCGGCGGCGGCACCGCGGGTTCGGTGATCGCCTCCCGGCTGACCGAGGACCCGAACGTCACCGTCGCCGTCATCGAGGGCGGCCCCAGCGACGTCGGCCGCGACGACGTCCTCACCCTGCGCCGCTGGATGGGCCTGCTCGGGGGCGAGCTGGACTACGACTACCCCACCACGGAGCAGCCCCGGGGCAACTCGTACATCCGGCACAGCCGGGCCCGGGTGCTGGGCGGCTGCTCCTCGCACAACACCCTCATCGCGTTCAAGCCCCTTCCCTCCGACTGGGACGAGTGGGCCGAGGCCGGTGCCGAGGGCTGGGACGCCGCCGCCATGGACCCCTACTTCGCCCGGCTGCGCAACAACGTCGTTCCCGTCGACGAGGCCGACCGGAACGCGATCGCGCGGGACTTCGTCGACGCGGCTCAGACCGCGCTCGGGGTGCCCCGCGTCGAGGGCTTCAACCGCGAGCCGTTCCACGAGGGCGTCGGCTTCTTCGACCTCGCCTACCACCCGGAGAACAACAAGCGGTCGTCCGCCTCCGTCGCCTATCTCCACCCGTTCCTGGACCGGCCGAACCTGCACATCGCCCTGGAGACCTGGGCGTTCCGGCTGGAGTTCGAGGGCACCCGGGCGACCGGCGTGCACATCCGCGCGAAGGACGGCACGGAACACGTCGTGCGCGCTCGGCGCGAGATCCTGGTGTGCGCGGGCGCCGTGGACACCCCGCGCCTGCTGCTGCACTCCGGCGTCGGGCCGCGCGCCGATCTCGAGAAGCTCGGCATACCCGTCGTGCACGACCTGCCGGGCGTCGGAGAGAACCTGCTCGACCACCCCGAGTCGGTCATCGTGTGGGAGACCCACGGCCCGATCCCGGAGAACTCCGCGATGGACTCCGACGCCGGTCTCTTCGTCCGCCGGGACCCGGAGTCCGAGGGACCGGACCTGATGTTCCACTTCTACCAGATCCCCTTCACCGACAACCCCGAGCGACTGGGCTACGAACGGCCCGCGCACGGCGTGTCGATGACACCGAACATCCCCAAGCCGCGCAGCCGCGGCCGGTTGTACCTGACGAGCGACGACCCCGAGGTCAAGCCCGCTCTGGACTTCCGGTACTTCACCGACGAGGACGACTACGACGGCCGGACCCTCGTCGACGGGATCCGCATCGCCCGGCAGATCGCGGCGAGCGAACCCCTGGCCGGCTGGCTGAAGCGCGAGGTGTGCCCGGGGCCGGAGATCACCTCGGACGAGGAGCTCAGCGCCTACGCCCGGCACGTCGCACACACCGTCTACCACCCGGCCGGCACCTGCCGGATGGGTGCCGTCGACGACGAACTCGCCGTCGTCGCACCCGACCTGAGGATCCGGGGCCTCGACGGCATCCGGATCGCCGACGCGTCCGTCTTCCCGACCATGACCGCCGTCAACCCCATGATCGGCGTGCTCATGGTCGGCGAGAAATGCGCCGACCTGCTGGGAGGTACGACCCGATGA
- a CDS encoding aldehyde dehydrogenase family protein, with amino-acid sequence MTAAQQTIHVGGEWRAALSGATREIIDPADATAFALVAEGGVQDTDDAVAAARAAFDAGSWPRTPVAERAALLRRVADLLKRDRELIGALESQDAGKTLEEGRVDVDCVRDAFLYFADLVANEDGGGRVVDAGSDEIRSVVVHEPVGVCALITPWNYPLLQASWKIAPALAAGNTFVIKPSEITPLSTVVLVELLLEAGLPLGAANVVTGPGDTVGARLAEHPDVDLVSFTGGLVSGTKVARAAADSVKKVALELGGKNPNVVFADACATPEGFDTAVDQALNAAFIHSGQVCSAGSRLIVEASLRERFVAELSRRAAHIRLGRGTDEGVECGPLVSAAQLARTEEYVASALGEGAVLRAGGERPAGAGYFYRPTVLDRCHRRMRVVREEVFGPVLTVETFETEDEAVALANDTEFGLAGAVWTADEDRAQRVAARLRHGTVWINDFHPYLPQAEWGGFGKSGIGRELGPSGLAEYRETKHIYRNLAPRPVRWFAGETQKDQA; translated from the coding sequence GTGACGGCAGCACAACAGACCATCCATGTGGGCGGAGAGTGGCGCGCAGCCCTGTCCGGAGCCACGCGCGAGATCATCGACCCCGCCGACGCGACCGCCTTCGCGCTCGTGGCCGAGGGCGGTGTCCAGGACACGGACGACGCCGTGGCCGCGGCGCGGGCCGCGTTCGACGCCGGTTCCTGGCCCCGTACGCCGGTCGCCGAGCGCGCCGCCCTCCTCAGGCGGGTCGCCGACCTGCTGAAGCGCGACCGCGAGCTGATCGGCGCTCTGGAGAGCCAGGACGCGGGCAAGACGCTGGAGGAGGGCCGCGTCGACGTCGACTGCGTCCGCGACGCCTTCCTCTACTTCGCCGACCTCGTCGCGAACGAGGACGGTGGCGGGCGGGTCGTCGATGCCGGATCGGACGAGATCCGCAGCGTCGTCGTGCACGAGCCCGTCGGGGTCTGCGCCCTGATCACGCCGTGGAACTACCCGTTGCTCCAGGCCAGCTGGAAGATCGCGCCCGCCCTCGCCGCCGGCAACACCTTCGTGATCAAGCCCAGCGAGATCACCCCGCTGAGCACCGTCGTCCTGGTCGAACTGCTCCTGGAGGCCGGACTGCCACTCGGCGCGGCCAACGTCGTGACCGGCCCCGGCGACACCGTCGGCGCGCGGCTCGCCGAGCACCCCGACGTCGACCTCGTCTCGTTCACGGGCGGTCTCGTCAGCGGGACGAAGGTCGCCAGGGCGGCTGCCGACAGCGTGAAGAAGGTCGCCCTCGAACTGGGCGGCAAGAATCCCAACGTCGTCTTCGCCGACGCCTGTGCGACGCCCGAGGGGTTCGACACCGCCGTCGACCAGGCCCTCAACGCCGCGTTCATCCACAGCGGCCAGGTCTGCTCCGCCGGCTCCCGTCTCATCGTCGAGGCCTCGCTGCGGGAGCGCTTCGTCGCCGAACTCTCGCGGCGTGCGGCCCACATCAGGCTCGGGCGCGGTACCGACGAGGGCGTGGAGTGCGGTCCGCTGGTCTCCGCCGCGCAGCTGGCGAGGACCGAGGAGTACGTCGCCTCGGCCCTCGGCGAGGGCGCGGTGCTGCGGGCGGGCGGCGAGCGACCGGCCGGGGCGGGCTACTTCTACCGGCCCACGGTCCTCGACCGCTGCCACCGCCGCATGCGGGTCGTCCGCGAGGAGGTCTTCGGGCCCGTCCTCACCGTGGAGACCTTCGAGACGGAGGACGAGGCCGTCGCCCTCGCCAACGACACCGAATTCGGCCTCGCCGGAGCGGTGTGGACCGCCGACGAGGACCGCGCCCAGCGCGTCGCGGCCCGGCTGCGCCACGGCACCGTCTGGATCAACGACTTCCACCCGTACCTGCCGCAGGCGGAATGGGGCGGCTTCGGGAAGTCCGGCATCGGCCGGGAACTGGGCCCCAGCGGTCTCGCCGAGTACCGCGAGACCAAGCACATCTACCGGAACCTCGCTCCGCGCCCCGTGCGCTGGTTCGCGGGCGAGACGCAGAAGGACCAGGCATGA
- a CDS encoding ABC transporter substrate-binding protein has product MARTRYAALAAAVALTALTGCGAADMTRQASPYAAAEGSRTVTLSVQSWVGAQANVAVAQYLLEHELGYRVDTVQIDEVPAWDALSQGRVDAILEDWGHPDQEKRYIDDKGTIERGGDLGVTGHIGWFVPTYFAEQHPDVTDWKNLNKYAEAFRTAESGGKGQLMDGSPSYVTNDKALVDSLGLDYQVVFAGSEAAQITQIKQFAKEQKPFLTYWYKPQWLFEKVPMTEVKLPAYKEGCDADPEKVACAYPHTPLQKFFNARFAEGGGDAAAFLKRFRWTTDMQNDVALMIAEQKLSPQEAAGRWVKDHESTWRAWLPS; this is encoded by the coding sequence ATGGCTCGCACACGTTACGCCGCTCTCGCGGCCGCCGTCGCCCTGACGGCACTCACCGGTTGCGGTGCCGCCGACATGACCCGCCAGGCCTCCCCGTACGCCGCTGCCGAAGGCTCCCGGACGGTGACGCTGTCCGTGCAGTCGTGGGTGGGCGCGCAGGCCAACGTCGCCGTCGCCCAGTACCTGCTGGAGCACGAGCTCGGCTACCGGGTCGACACCGTCCAGATCGACGAAGTGCCGGCCTGGGACGCACTCAGTCAGGGCCGGGTCGACGCCATCCTGGAGGACTGGGGCCACCCGGACCAGGAGAAGCGGTACATCGACGACAAGGGGACGATCGAACGGGGCGGCGATCTCGGGGTGACCGGTCACATCGGCTGGTTCGTGCCCACGTACTTCGCCGAGCAGCACCCGGACGTCACCGACTGGAAGAACCTGAACAAGTACGCCGAGGCGTTCCGCACCGCGGAAAGCGGCGGCAAGGGCCAGCTGATGGACGGCTCCCCGTCCTACGTCACCAACGACAAGGCGCTCGTGGACAGCCTCGGCCTCGACTACCAGGTCGTGTTCGCGGGCTCGGAAGCGGCGCAGATCACGCAGATCAAGCAGTTCGCCAAGGAGCAGAAGCCGTTCCTGACCTACTGGTACAAGCCCCAGTGGCTGTTCGAGAAGGTCCCGATGACGGAGGTGAAGCTGCCGGCCTACAAGGAGGGCTGCGACGCCGACCCGGAGAAGGTGGCCTGCGCGTACCCGCACACGCCGCTCCAGAAGTTCTTCAACGCACGCTTCGCCGAGGGCGGGGGCGACGCCGCCGCCTTCCTGAAGAGGTTCCGGTGGACGACCGACATGCAGAACGACGTCGCCTTGATGATCGCCGAGCAGAAGCTGTCGCCGCAGGAGGCGGCCGGCCGATGGGTGAAGGACCACGAGTCCACCTGGCGGGCGTGGCTCCCGTCCTGA
- a CDS encoding zinc finger domain-containing protein produces MSTTLTPRRAPSFGDRIADAVLDAAYETQRLYGHGAFGVPCPTCGVPAGTLCLARRSVHAERRGAYRQALEGRTLVPLLVAAAR; encoded by the coding sequence ATGAGCACGACCCTCACGCCGCGCCGCGCACCGTCCTTCGGCGACCGGATCGCCGACGCGGTCCTGGACGCCGCGTACGAGACGCAGCGCCTGTACGGGCACGGCGCGTTCGGTGTTCCCTGCCCGACGTGCGGAGTGCCGGCCGGGACGCTGTGCCTGGCCCGCCGCAGCGTGCACGCCGAGCGGCGCGGGGCATACCGACAGGCCCTGGAGGGCCGCACGCTCGTCCCGCTGCTCGTCGCGGCCGCCCGCTGA
- a CDS encoding RICIN domain-containing protein, with product MFATVAVASAAVIAAGVAYAGIGGDAQAGTPAAGIPAQAGSATAPLAPAAVPARDEEPKPIVGKPANDTRRGMVYDGLKAAAKGDRCTGVYRTEAGLCTHGPDAPPKGVDIKADVAPVVRAKAPAAGRPQDAPAADASGAKAAAAAAPEPAATSGSQAVAAGPAGQTVQCDGDGSTGNRVQVVYLHGPDRDRYAEYVASFRKWAADADLIYATSAKETGGVRHIRYVTAADCTPTVLDIELPDSALAEFSATNRALADKGLNRRDRKYMIFADTKVYCGIGTFAGDERPGQNNQSNFGPSYGRTDAGCWGGHTAAHELGHNLGAVNNSAPNTSRGAHCTDEYDVMCYSDTPYYPQMRYVCSNQAAENILDCHHDDYFHTNPSPGSYLATHWNIADNQFLMRSGGGTGPDPNPSPTPTPSPTPTPTRQPTGGPAVTVGQIQSTAAVVSWPRVDGAAWYQVLLNGRHLTWVQSQALRIYNLQPGTAYKVAVSVRDRSDRDSGAGPTTTFRTAEAGGGATTPGTRYTLGNAGTGMAAEIWGGRSADGTVLVGARATGYAQQQWLFDDAGGGLVRIRSAVSGKCLQTGGAPAQGMWIAQQTCGNVATQRWRLSSSKGAITVTDPSGAYALAVSSRAYYGSWLLDMQRTDGGATQSWTVQKLS from the coding sequence ATGTTCGCCACCGTCGCCGTGGCGTCGGCGGCGGTGATCGCGGCAGGAGTCGCCTACGCCGGCATAGGGGGCGATGCCCAAGCGGGGACGCCGGCAGCGGGCATACCCGCGCAGGCCGGATCAGCCACGGCCCCCCTCGCGCCGGCCGCCGTGCCGGCCAGGGACGAGGAGCCGAAGCCCATCGTCGGGAAGCCCGCCAACGACACCCGGCGGGGGATGGTGTACGACGGGCTCAAGGCGGCCGCCAAGGGCGACCGTTGCACGGGCGTCTACCGCACCGAAGCCGGACTGTGCACCCACGGCCCCGACGCTCCGCCCAAGGGCGTGGACATCAAGGCGGACGTGGCACCTGTGGTGAGAGCCAAGGCGCCCGCAGCCGGACGGCCGCAGGACGCGCCCGCCGCCGACGCCTCCGGCGCCAAGGCCGCTGCCGCCGCGGCACCTGAGCCGGCCGCGACGTCCGGAAGCCAAGCCGTCGCAGCAGGCCCCGCGGGCCAGACCGTCCAGTGCGACGGTGACGGCAGTACCGGCAACCGCGTACAGGTCGTGTATCTGCACGGCCCCGACCGTGACCGGTACGCCGAGTACGTCGCCTCGTTCCGCAAGTGGGCGGCCGACGCCGACCTCATCTACGCGACGAGCGCCAAGGAGACCGGCGGTGTGCGGCACATCCGCTATGTGACCGCGGCCGACTGCACGCCGACCGTGCTCGACATCGAGCTCCCGGACTCCGCGCTCGCCGAGTTCAGCGCCACCAACCGGGCGCTCGCCGACAAGGGCCTCAACCGTCGCGACCGCAAGTACATGATCTTCGCGGACACCAAGGTCTACTGCGGCATCGGCACCTTCGCCGGTGACGAACGGCCGGGCCAGAACAACCAGAGCAACTTCGGCCCCTCCTACGGACGTACCGACGCCGGCTGCTGGGGCGGTCACACCGCGGCGCACGAACTGGGGCACAACCTCGGCGCGGTCAACAACAGTGCGCCCAACACCAGCCGCGGCGCGCACTGCACGGACGAGTACGACGTCATGTGCTACTCGGACACCCCGTACTACCCCCAGATGCGGTACGTGTGCTCCAACCAGGCGGCCGAGAACATCCTGGACTGCCATCACGACGACTACTTCCACACCAACCCCAGCCCCGGAAGCTACCTGGCCACGCACTGGAACATCGCCGACAACCAGTTCCTGATGCGGTCCGGGGGTGGCACCGGACCCGACCCGAACCCCAGCCCGACGCCCACGCCGAGCCCGACGCCGACACCCACCAGGCAGCCCACCGGCGGCCCCGCAGTGACGGTTGGCCAGATCCAGTCGACGGCCGCCGTCGTGAGCTGGCCCCGGGTCGACGGCGCCGCCTGGTACCAGGTCCTGCTGAACGGCAGGCACCTCACCTGGGTGCAGTCACAGGCGCTGCGCATCTACAACCTCCAGCCCGGCACCGCGTACAAGGTCGCCGTCTCGGTCCGTGACCGTTCCGACCGTGACAGCGGGGCTGGACCGACGACCACCTTCCGGACGGCCGAAGCGGGCGGTGGCGCCACCACCCCCGGCACCCGCTACACCCTCGGCAACGCGGGTACCGGCATGGCCGCGGAGATCTGGGGCGGGCGCTCCGCCGACGGCACGGTGCTCGTCGGGGCACGGGCCACCGGCTACGCCCAGCAGCAGTGGCTGTTCGACGACGCCGGCGGCGGACTCGTCCGCATCCGCTCCGCCGTCTCCGGCAAGTGCCTGCAGACGGGCGGAGCCCCGGCCCAGGGCATGTGGATCGCGCAGCAGACGTGCGGCAACGTCGCCACGCAGAGGTGGCGGCTGTCCAGCAGCAAGGGAGCGATCACCGTGACCGACCCGAGCGGCGCATACGCCTTGGCGGTGAGCAGCCGCGCGTATTACGGGAGCTGGCTGCTCGACATGCAGCGCACCGACGGCGGTGCGACCCAGTCCTGGACGGTCCAGAAGCTCTCCTGA
- a CDS encoding ABC transporter permease subunit yields the protein MTVTVTPAPSGRTATGTAGVDDADGAATHDARPGALRALARHRGRLIGAGTALGLLLGAVLLGGGSWPGALAVDVSAPLGRGSDWIIDNRDSHPLFLYFLGHVSNLVVVSVRAVYLVLLAAGWAGVVTAAGLVAWRVAGVRLALASVVALAGCGLLGMWVPTMQTLALMVVAVAASVLLGGLLGLAAGLSDRMHRMLRPVLDTMQVLPAFAYLLPVVLVFGIGVPAAVLATVVYAAPPMARLTALGLRGADAGVMEAAASLGATARQRLLTARLPLARKELLLGVNQSIMMALGMAVIASVIGAGGLGDRVYQALASVDVGAALAAGVPVVLLAVVLDRVTAAAGARIGAPPVPRARLGWAVAVVVTAAVALAGRLSGRLSWPTEWTVDVAETVNRVVDWMTAHLYSGVPLVGGTADWAGRFTVWVLNPLRDGLQWLPWWAVLIGVGALALLIGTWRTAATAVLAMGVIGVLGVWTPALDTLSQVLAAVAVTLVLGVALGAAAARSSRLGRVLRPVLDVFQTLPQFVYLIPVVALFGVGRAPAVAAAVVYALPAVVRITAQGVRAVDPAALESARSLGATGRQQLLQVQLPLARPALLLAVNQGVVLVLAVVVIGGLVGGGALGYDAVFGLARGDLATGLVAGAAIVCLGLALDRVTQPTERRELAGKGA from the coding sequence ATGACCGTGACCGTCACCCCCGCCCCTTCCGGCCGGACGGCCACCGGCACTGCCGGCGTCGACGACGCCGACGGCGCCGCGACCCATGACGCCCGGCCCGGAGCGCTGCGCGCGCTCGCGCGGCACCGCGGCCGCCTGATCGGCGCCGGCACGGCCCTCGGCCTGCTTCTCGGCGCCGTACTCCTGGGCGGCGGCAGCTGGCCGGGAGCGCTGGCCGTCGACGTGTCCGCCCCGCTCGGGCGCGGCAGCGACTGGATCATCGACAACCGCGACAGCCACCCGCTGTTCCTCTACTTCCTCGGTCACGTGAGCAACCTGGTGGTCGTGTCCGTCCGCGCGGTGTACCTGGTGCTGCTGGCCGCCGGCTGGGCCGGCGTCGTCACGGCCGCCGGCCTGGTGGCCTGGCGTGTCGCCGGTGTCCGGCTCGCGCTGGCCTCCGTCGTCGCCCTCGCCGGGTGTGGACTGCTCGGCATGTGGGTGCCCACCATGCAGACGCTCGCGCTGATGGTGGTCGCCGTCGCCGCGTCGGTGCTGCTGGGTGGTCTCCTCGGGCTCGCCGCCGGCCTGTCGGACCGGATGCACCGGATGCTGCGACCGGTCCTCGACACGATGCAGGTGCTGCCGGCCTTCGCGTACCTGCTTCCGGTCGTGCTGGTCTTCGGCATCGGCGTGCCCGCGGCCGTCCTCGCGACCGTCGTCTACGCCGCCCCGCCCATGGCCCGGCTCACGGCGCTGGGCCTGCGCGGCGCGGACGCCGGGGTCATGGAGGCGGCCGCGTCCCTGGGCGCCACCGCGAGGCAGCGGCTGCTGACCGCTCGGCTGCCCCTGGCCCGCAAGGAGCTGCTGCTCGGCGTCAACCAGTCGATCATGATGGCCCTCGGCATGGCCGTGATCGCGTCCGTCATCGGTGCGGGCGGCCTCGGTGACCGCGTGTACCAGGCGCTGGCCTCGGTCGACGTCGGTGCCGCGCTCGCCGCCGGTGTGCCGGTGGTGCTGCTCGCCGTCGTCCTGGACCGCGTCACCGCCGCGGCGGGAGCACGGATCGGCGCGCCGCCGGTCCCCCGCGCGCGGCTCGGCTGGGCCGTCGCCGTCGTGGTGACCGCCGCCGTCGCGCTCGCGGGGCGCCTGTCCGGCCGGCTCTCCTGGCCCACGGAGTGGACCGTGGACGTCGCCGAGACCGTCAACCGGGTCGTGGACTGGATGACCGCCCACCTCTACTCCGGTGTGCCCCTCGTCGGGGGGACCGCCGACTGGGCGGGGCGGTTCACCGTCTGGGTCCTCAACCCGCTGCGCGACGGGCTGCAGTGGCTGCCCTGGTGGGCGGTCCTCATCGGCGTCGGCGCGCTCGCCCTGCTCATCGGTACCTGGCGCACCGCGGCGACCGCCGTCCTCGCGATGGGCGTGATCGGTGTGCTCGGGGTCTGGACCCCGGCGCTCGACACGCTGTCCCAGGTCCTGGCCGCCGTCGCCGTGACCCTGGTGCTCGGCGTCGCCCTCGGGGCCGCCGCGGCCCGCAGCAGCCGGTTGGGGCGCGTGCTCCGTCCGGTGCTGGACGTCTTCCAGACGCTCCCGCAGTTCGTGTACCTGATCCCCGTGGTCGCCCTGTTCGGGGTGGGCCGCGCCCCGGCGGTCGCGGCGGCGGTGGTCTACGCGCTGCCCGCGGTGGTACGGATCACGGCGCAGGGCGTGCGCGCCGTGGACCCGGCGGCGCTGGAGTCCGCCCGGTCGCTCGGAGCGACCGGCCGCCAGCAGCTTCTCCAGGTCCAGCTGCCGCTGGCCCGGCCGGCGCTGCTGCTCGCCGTGAACCAGGGCGTCGTGCTCGTCCTCGCCGTGGTCGTCATCGGCGGCCTCGTGGGCGGCGGCGCGCTCGGCTACGACGCGGTCTTCGGCCTCGCCCGGGGCGACCTGGCGACCGGTCTGGTCGCCGGTGCCGCGATCGTCTGCCTCGGCCTGGCGCTGGACCGGGTGACCCAGCCCACGGAACGCCGTGAGCTCGCCGGAAAGGGGGCCTGA
- a CDS encoding cold-shock protein, translating into MATGTVKWFNAEKGFGFIAQDGGGPDVFAHYSAINASGFRELQEGQAVTFDITQGQKGPQAENITPA; encoded by the coding sequence ATGGCTACGGGAACTGTGAAGTGGTTCAACGCGGAGAAGGGCTTCGGCTTCATCGCCCAGGACGGTGGCGGCCCGGACGTCTTCGCCCACTACTCCGCCATCAACGCGTCGGGCTTCCGTGAGCTCCAGGAGGGCCAGGCCGTGACGTTCGACATCACCCAGGGCCAGAAGGGCCCCCAGGCCGAGAACATCACCCCCGCCTGA
- a CDS encoding LPXTG cell wall anchor domain-containing protein: MPSAQGLADVPHGTLEEEGAAPGNGDTGGSGGATPPANRPDPDGGLADTGSDTPVGLISGIAVAIAATGAALVWWMRRRRTVHQ; encoded by the coding sequence GTGCCGTCGGCGCAGGGTCTCGCCGATGTACCACACGGCACCCTGGAGGAAGAGGGAGCGGCGCCCGGCAACGGTGACACGGGCGGCAGTGGGGGCGCGACGCCTCCGGCGAACAGGCCGGACCCGGACGGCGGCCTCGCCGACACCGGATCGGACACCCCGGTCGGCCTGATCTCCGGCATCGCCGTGGCGATCGCCGCCACCGGCGCGGCCCTGGTGTGGTGGATGCGGCGTCGCCGCACCGTCCACCAGTAG
- a CDS encoding quaternary amine ABC transporter ATP-binding protein has translation MSIPYAPTRTTTPSPTAARSVFSVRGLWKVFGPKAERVPDDQALARLGAAELRERTGCTAAVRDVSFDVAKGEVFVVMGLSGSGKSTLVRCLTRLIEPTSGSVSIDGEDVLSMDPGRLRELRRHRAAMVFQHFGLLPHRTVLDNVAYGLEIQGVGRGERRERAAEFVAKVGLAGMEQRRPGQLSGGQQQRVGLARALAVDPEVLLFDEPFSALDPLIRRDMQEEVVRLHREEGRTMVFITHDLSEALKLGDRIALMRDGRIVQLGTPEEIVGSPADDYVRDFVRDVPREQVLTVRSAMRPALAEEHEAGPALAPDATVQEAIEAVARTGENARVVEGGRCLGVVDHAGLLGVVAGVPAAAGKAVA, from the coding sequence ATGAGCATTCCGTACGCCCCGACCCGCACCACCACGCCGTCCCCGACCGCCGCGAGGTCCGTCTTCTCCGTACGCGGTCTGTGGAAGGTCTTCGGGCCCAAGGCCGAGCGTGTGCCCGACGACCAGGCGCTCGCGCGGCTCGGCGCGGCCGAGCTGCGCGAGCGCACCGGCTGCACCGCCGCTGTCCGCGACGTCTCCTTCGACGTCGCGAAAGGCGAGGTCTTCGTCGTCATGGGCCTGTCGGGCTCGGGCAAGTCGACGCTCGTACGCTGCCTGACCAGGCTGATCGAGCCGACCTCGGGCTCGGTCTCCATCGACGGCGAGGACGTCCTGTCCATGGACCCCGGCCGGCTCCGCGAACTGCGCCGGCACCGGGCCGCGATGGTCTTCCAGCACTTCGGTCTGCTGCCGCACCGCACCGTGCTCGACAACGTGGCGTACGGCCTGGAGATCCAGGGCGTGGGTCGCGGTGAACGGCGTGAGCGGGCGGCGGAATTCGTCGCCAAGGTCGGCCTCGCAGGCATGGAGCAGCGCAGACCGGGTCAGTTGTCCGGCGGTCAGCAGCAGCGGGTCGGTCTGGCCCGCGCTCTCGCCGTGGACCCCGAAGTACTGCTGTTCGACGAGCCGTTCAGCGCGCTGGACCCGCTCATCCGCCGGGACATGCAGGAGGAGGTCGTGCGCCTGCACCGGGAGGAGGGGCGCACGATGGTCTTCATCACGCACGACCTGAGCGAGGCGCTGAAGCTCGGCGACCGCATCGCGCTGATGCGCGACGGCCGGATCGTGCAGCTCGGTACGCCGGAGGAGATCGTGGGCTCCCCCGCCGACGACTACGTCCGGGACTTCGTCCGTGACGTGCCGCGCGAGCAGGTGCTGACCGTGCGCTCGGCGATGCGCCCCGCGCTCGCGGAGGAACACGAGGCCGGCCCGGCGCTCGCCCCCGACGCCACCGTCCAGGAGGCCATCGAAGCCGTCGCCCGGACGGGCGAGAACGCCCGGGTGGTCGAGGGCGGCCGGTGCCTCGGTGTGGTGGACCACGCGGGACTCCTGGGTGTCGTCGCCGGCGTACCGGCCGCGGCGGGGAAGGCGGTGGCCTGA